AGCCGACGAAGCCGATCCCGCCCAGCGACACCGCCCAGGGATAGAGGAAGGCCGCCTCCAGATCGAAGATGATGAACAGAATCGCGATCAGGTAGAAGCGGACGTCAAACTGCGCGCGGCTGTCCTCGAAGGCGGGGAAGCCGCATTCATATTCGGCCAGCTTCTCGGGCGTCGGCTGGTGCGCGCCGGTCAGGCGGCCAACCGCCATCGGCAGGAACACGAAGGCGCTCGACAGCACGAGCGCTATGCCGAGGAAGATCAGGATCGGCAGATATCCGGCGGCGACTGACGCCATGAGGGACTCCGAGCAAGAGGGCCGGGAATCCGGCCTTTGGGCGACCGTTTAGGCGTGCCGCACATGCGAAGCAAGCCATCGGGGCAGTGAGAATGATTCGCAACAAGGGCGCCGGATTTCCGTGGGTTTATCACGCCCTGATCCGTCGCCCCAGCTAAGGCTGGGGCCCATGTCTTTCCACACCCGAAATGGCACCTGAGAAGGAAACAGACATGGATGCCAGCCTTCGCTGGCATGACGATCCATGGGAGCGGCCTAAAGCCCCTTCACGCCCTGCGCCACCAGCTTGTGCAGCTTGGTCGCCAGCCCGTCATTGGTCGCGAGATATTCGTTGCGCTCGTGCATCCGGTCGCCGCCACGGAAATCGCTGACGAAGCCACCGGCCTCGCGGACCAGCAGGATGCCCGCCGCGACGTCCCAGATGTTGAGGCTGGCTTCCCAGAAGGCGTCGTAGCGCCCCGCCGCGACCCAGGCGAGGTCGAGCGCGGCCGAGCCATAGCGGCGGATTCCCGCCACCTCGGGCGCGACCTGCGCGAAGATCGCCGTCCACTGGCGGATGTCGCCATGGCCGAGGAAGGGGATGCCGGTCGCGACCAGCGCCTCGGACAGGTCGCGCCGCGCCGATACGCGCAGCCGCTGGCTCTGCAGCCAGGCGCCGCGCCCCTTTTCCGCCCAGAAGCTCTCGTCGGTGAGTGGCTGATAGACCAGCCCCTGCGTCACCTCGCCGCGCTTGCTGCCGACG
The sequence above is drawn from the Rhizorhabdus dicambivorans genome and encodes:
- the ndhC gene encoding NADH-quinone oxidoreductase subunit A, with protein sequence MASVAAGYLPILIFLGIALVLSSAFVFLPMAVGRLTGAHQPTPEKLAEYECGFPAFEDSRAQFDVRFYLIAILFIIFDLEAAFLYPWAVSLGGIGFVGWLSMMIFLVELTIGYIYAWKKGALEWE
- a CDS encoding inositol monophosphatase family protein, with the protein product MVAHSGLITVMDRAARKAAPRLRRDFNEVQQLQVSRKGPADFVSMADKRAEQTLVEELRKARPDWGFILEEGGEIAGDPSKPRWIIDPLDGTTNFLHGLPHFAISIAVEEPRVGSKRGEVTQGLVYQPLTDESFWAEKGRGAWLQSQRLRVSARRDLSEALVATGIPFLGHGDIRQWTAIFAQVAPEVAGIRRYGSAALDLAWVAAGRYDAFWEASLNIWDVAAGILLVREAGGFVSDFRGGDRMHERNEYLATNDGLATKLHKLVAQGVKGL